AGGGTTCAGCTGGCATCGGCGTGGACAATGGGCGCGTGCAGGCGGGCAAGCTCGAGCAGACGCTGGGCATGCTCAATCAATGGCAAATCGACCATCTCACCGTCCACCTGCACGGCATGACTGCCCGTGGCCACGGCTCTCATCACCCGATCAGCCCAGGCCAACTGACGAGAGTCCGGCAGGAAAGCGCGCTGCACCGTGGACAGTTGCGAGGGATGGATGCACAGCTTGGCGCCGAAGCCCAGTGAACGCGCGTAGTGCGAGCCCTTGTCAACGACCGCCAAATCGTTGATTGCGGGCGTGACCCCGTCGATTGGCGACGGCAGATCGGCAGTGCGCGAAGCCAGTACGATGCGGCTGCGGGCGAACAGAAATGCCTCGGGTATCTGGCTGCAGTTGATATCGAGGGAAAAATCCAGCGAACCGAACGCCAGCCGCGCCACGCCCGGGATCGCCGCAATCGACTCGACCTGCTGCAGGCCTTTGGCGGTCTCGATGATCGCGACGACCTTCAGTCCCGTCCGCCACGCCAGCAAATGTTCGACCGTTCGGCCCAGGGCCTGGGGACATTCGGCCTTGGGCAGGAAAATCCCGTCGCAACGCTCGGGGTAGCGCATGTCATTGAGCCATCTCAGGTCCTGACGGAACAGCGCGCTGCTGACGCTGTTGAGGCGGATGTAACGCTCGCAGGCAACGCTCGGGGTAGCCTCTTGCCAAGCCCAGATGGCAGCTCGGGCGGCGGGTTTGCTGTCCGGGTGCACGGCGTCTTCAAGGTCGAGAATGATCGCGTCCGGCCCCGCTTCGACGGCTTTTACAAAGCGCTCGGGACGATTACCCGGCACGAACAGGTAGCTGATGGCGAGTGGGGTTTTGCTGCTGAGTAGATCCAATTGCATGGCGTTGCTCCTTGGCGTGAACCATTCGTGGTTTCTGAACATTTTCCGGCCCCTTCCGAGGCAGGTTTCTCTGCGGGTTCAGGGCTTCTCGCAACAACCCTTAATTTCTTATTGTTCAATGAATTAAGGGGCGTTTTTTATTTCAGGGCGAACGCTTTCTTGAGCGTGTAAATACACGACCATTGATTCGCCTTCCGAAGGTCTTTATTCGAAAATATTTGAAAACCTTACTTGATAATCGTTCCTGTTCGCAATATTGTTCACGCCACCAAGAGACACTAGCTCCGTTTAAGAACGGATATTCAGCACATGGGATAAGTACCTGTCAGTGATGGCACTTCAATGCCCACCACTGATCGTTTTTGGCGGATTGGCCACCCATTAGACGGCCAATCTGAACGCTATTAAAAACCTTATGGAATGGGGTTTTCATGCAGTTATTTCATGAAGTATTTATGACAGGCGGCATCACGAATCCAACTTCAGATAGTGCCTGGCATCCGCCTCCTATTGCTGTAAGCCTTGTGTGTAACGCGTAAAACACCGGCAACTGAGCGATCGCGCTTAGTTACATACATCATTGGCTGCGTTATTTTCGACGCCAGGGGCCAGCTATGCCTATAACAAATTCACCGACGGCCGAACCCTTAACTGAAGTTCATCAGCCCGCCATGTTAAAGCCGCTTATCGACCCTGTAATTTCCAAGCTTATCAATAACCTCCCAGACAAACTTATAGCGCTTATCAAACAACATGGCTCACCCTTGAATCTGGTTTGGCCCCATGCGCTTGAGTCAAATACACAAGCCTTGCTCGCGGTATTGAAACAGTACAGCGTGCCTCATACGATTTTCTATGGCGCCAAGGCCAACAAGTCTCAAAGCCTGCTCGTAGCGGCGGCAAATTCGGGGGTCGGCGTCGATGTGTCGAGCGTCCACGAGCTGCAGGCAGCGCTCCGAGCCGGTACACCTGGAGCCAGGATTTGCGCCACCGGACCGGCCAAAACCGCTGTTTTTCATCAAGCACTGGTTAGCACAGGCTCGCTGATCAGCATCGACTCGCTGGAAGAATTCGAACATCTGCACGATGTGATCGAAGCACAGCCTATTGCGACCAAAGCCAGGGTTTTACTGCGTTACAGACCGAAAGAAAGTCCGCAGAGCCGCTTCGGCATGAGTTCGCAAGACTTGCTCGAAGGCCTCCAACGGCTGACAAAACACACTGATATTTTTCACTTTGAGGGTTTTCATTTTCATCTGGGCGGCTATGGGGTCGAATCCCGCGCACAAGCATTGCGTGAAATCAGCGGGTTCGTGGAGGCAGCTCGGGAAATGGGCTTGAATCCGCAGATGATCGATATCGGTGGCGGCTTGCCGATACGTTATGTCGAGCCGCAGATATATGCGCAGTTCCTACAGAACGATAATAAGCCAAGCCATTATTACAACCAGAAAGTTCCCGAGGCTTATTATCCTTACGGCAGCGACCTGACAGCCCCGCAATGGTTGGCGTTATTGCTCGACGCCGAGCACTCACCCGGAGTGTCCATCGCCACCTATTTAAAGCTGCAGAATATAACACTGGCCCTGGAGCCCGGCCGGAGTCTTGTCGATCAAGCGGCCATTTCATTGTTTCGCGTCACCCGCACCAAGCAACTTGCTTTCAACAAAACCGTCATTTTTGTTGAAGGCAGCAGTTTCAGTGCATGCGAAACATGGTTCGCCTCAGAGTACCTGCTTGATCCGATCCTGATCAGCTCGCAACAACCGCCCCACACCCCAATTCAAGCGTATATCGCCGGCCATAGTTGCCTGGACGATGACGTCATTACTTATCGTCTTATCAATTTTTCAACGACACCCCGAACGGGCGATGTATTGATTTATGTGAATACCGCCGGTTACCAGATGGACTTGCTGGAAAACGAGTTTCATCGCCACCCCCTGCCCCGGCGGTTGACGGCGAGTTGTTGTACGCAAGGTCACTACGCGTTTTCACCGGACTACTAAAAGGGAACCATTGAAATGATCTTAAACAAAGTCTCGGAGCTTATTGGTAATACACCGATGTTGGGCATTGACGTTCCGGATACCAACGCCCGGCTGTTATTGAAAATTGAAAAGAACAATCCCGGTGGCAGTATCAAGGATCGCATGGCGCGCAACATGGTGCTGGCCGCGCTCAAGTCCGGTCGCCTGAAACCCGGTGGGGTGGTGGTCGAATCGTCGTCCGGCAATACCGGAATTGGCCTGGCCATGACGGCGGTGGAATTCGGTCTGCATTTTATTGCCGTGGTCGATCATCACGCCGCCCAGGACAAGATCGCCGTGATGAAGGCGCTCGGTGCCGACATTCGCTTTGTCAAAGGCAGCTATCGCGAGGATGAAGTCGCAGTGGTCGAGCGCCAACGAATGGCGGCGGAGCTGGCCAGCGAGATTCCCGGCGCCGTGTTCATGAATCAGTCGGATAACGCGGCCAATGCGGGTGGCTACAGTGATTTCGTGCGCGAAACCATCGCCCAGGCTGAAGGCGTCATCGGTGCTTATGTCGGCTGCGTCGGCACGGGCGGTTCGATGACCGGCATCGCCCGCGGCTTGAAACTGCATGATCCCAACATCGTGACCGTCGCGGTAGAACCGGCCGGCTCGATCGTCTTCGGCCATCCCGGCTACCCCTACTACCAATCGGGCACCGGTACGCCGGCCGGCGACACCGTGGGTCTGGTGCTCGATTACAGCTGCATCGATCTGGGTGTGCAGGTCACCGACTCCCAGGCGTTCGAAACCGCCCGCTATATCGCCCGCCATCTGGCGTTACTGGTCGGCGGCTCGACCGGCGGTGCCATTTTCAAGGCATTGGAACTGATCCACAAAGGCGTGCTGACCGGCAACGTGGTCGTGCCGATTGCCGACGGCGGCGAAAAATACCTGCATACGGTGTTCGATGATCAATGGCTGCAGGAACGCGACCTGATCGACCCCAGCATCGCACCACAACTGGAAACCTGGCTGGGCAGGACCCACTGGCAGGAGTCAGTTTCCGCGCCGCTGCAACTGAGCGTCGCATGACCCACCCTTCACACAGGAACGCCTCTCGATGAATCTGTTGAAAGTCGCCATTTGTGGTGGTGGCAGGACCGGCCATCTCAACGCCATCCTGTTCAAACAGCTGCCCAATGTTCAGGTTTCGATGCTCACCCGTAATCCGGAGATCATCGAACAGCACGCCCGCCACACGCCGATGCAGGCTTTGTTGCCCGACGGCTTAACCTTGACTGCTCGACTGGACCGGGTGACCGCCGACGCGCAAGCAGCGATTGAAGATGCCGACATCGTCATCATTACCGTACCCGCCCACGTCCGCCCACAAACCCTGCAGGCCATCGTGCCGCATCTGAGCGCGAACAAACCGGTGTACATCGGCGCTATTCCGGGCTTCTGCGGTTTCGACTGGCTGGCCGAAGCCATCCTGCCCGATCGCCCGAACCTGGTGATCTGGGGCATGAAAGACGTCCCCCATACCGCATTCGAGCTGACGCCGGGACGCTCGATCAAAATGGGCGGAGGCAAGAGCCAGCTGTATGTGGCGACCCATTCCCGCGAGTCGCAGGCGTCCCGTCAGCAATTGCAGGGCATTCTGGCCCGCTTGTACGGCCCGTGCGTGAGCATGCTCGACCACTACCTGGAAATCACCCTGACCCCGGGTAACCCGATCATGCACAGCTCGGTGATCTACGGGCTGATCGGACCTTATGGCCAGTGGCACCGCAAGATTTTCCCGCAACGCATGTGCTGGTGGTCCGAGTGTCCGGAGCTGGGTGCCTACTTCCTCGAACGCATGGATCAGGAAAGCCAGGCGCTGTGCGCGGTGATCAGCCAGCGCCTGGGCATCGACCTGTCCTCGGTCAAATCCTTGAAACAGGAAATCGTCGAGGCCTACGGTGACCAGATCCGCGACCAGAGCAGCATGCTGTCGATTCTGCGCACCAATCAGGCCTACAACAATATTCTCGCACCGATGGTGCCGGCCGCCGACAACCGCGCCGGCTACGTCATCGAGCGCGAGAGCCGCGCCTTCAATGAAGACATCGCCTATGGGCTGGTGCTGCTAGTGGAAATGGCCAAGCGCTTCGACCTTAAGGTGCCCTACATCGAGGAAGTCTTGCAGTGGAGCATTGCCTACATGCAAGGCCTGCGCGACTCGGCGCTCGACTACTTCCCACGCCACTGGCCACGCGCGGCAAACGCCGCGGCTTGATCTCTTCAATTCAATTCCGACGAGCAGACCGCTGATATGGACGACTTCAAGACACTGATTGCCTACTCCCGCAAAAATGCCATGCGACGCTTGATTCGCTGCCTTTTCGCGGAAAATATTCTCGACCGTTCGGCCCTGGTTTTTTCCGCCGAAGGTGACCAGGCCAGCTACCCACTCAAGGGCAGCCGCGCCCACCTGGTTTTTTCCGACATAGCCAAAGGCCCTGCCGACACCGTGGTCCATGACGGTGACGTGGTGCTGGTCACTGACGAAGGCGTACGCCAGGTCATCACCAGCCATCAGGACATGCTCGATGTGCTGCGCGACAGCTTCGACTTCGCCCCCACTGATGAGGGTATGAGCGGGCTCAAGGCCGACATGGAAAACAGCCTGACCAACGACGCACATGCCCGCCAACATCGCCAGCAATGGAACGCCCGGCTGCAAAAAGCCGCCAGGGATCAGGGGCTCGATAGCCTCACCGACTACCTGCGCCAGCATCTCAAGACCAAGGATGCTGCGATCTTGCTCGACCAGTGGGGTTCGCTGGAAGGCCATCCGTATTACCCGACATGGAAGGCGCGCCCTGGCTTGACTGATGAGGAGGTCGAGCAACTCTCGCCGGAGTTCAACGCACAGGTCCCCCTGCGTATCGCGGCGTTGCGAGCCGATCATGCAAAGAGCGAAAGCATGCCGCACGTGAGCGACTACCGCACCTGGTTCGCCGAGAATTTTCCGGCCCAATGGGTGCAATGGAAAGCCTCGCTCAACAGCAAGGGCCTGGATGAAAATCAGTGGCTGCCATTGCCGATCCATAGCTGGCATTTGCAGGCCTATGTGCTGGAAAACTTCGCGGCGGAAATCGAAAACGGCATCCTGATCATCGACGGACCGGATATTCCAACCCTGCCGACCATGTCGTACCGCACGATGATGCCGGCGCTGGACGAATGCGCGCCGTTGATCAAGCTGCCCATTGCCGTGTGGATGACCAGCGAACTGCGCAGCCTGCAAGCCAAGTCGATTCACATGGGACCGCGCATCAGCGCGGTGATCGAAAAAATACTGGAGACCGAAAACGGCTTCGACCAGCGCCTGGAAATCTTCCCGGAAGAAATCGGCGTGCGTTACAGGAACGCGATCACTCAAGACGATCATCCCGGCCGTCATCTGTCAGTGGTCTATCGCGCGAGTCAGCCAGCGTTCGAACGCAGCGACGATTGCCTGCCGATTACCGTGGCGTCATTGTTCACTCGATTACCGGGTAGCGGTCGGCCGCTGTTCACCGAACTGATCGAGCGTGATGGCGTGCGAGCGGATGCCGCACACGTTGAAAACTGGTTCCGCGACTATGCCAGGGTGGTCACCCACCCGGTGGTGGCGATCTATTTGTTGTATGGCGTTGCACTTGAAGCCCACCAGCAAAACACCATGGTGCTGTTTTCCTCCGATGGCAAAGCACGTAGTCTGCTGATCCGCGATTTTGGCGACGGCCGCACGTATGCGCCACTGCTGGAAGGACGCGGCTACAGCCTGGCGCCGCATGTGCAGCCGGGTATTCTACCGACGGTGTTCGCAGGCGACATTGAACCGGTGCGCATGTTCGTGCTTGACGCGGCGTTCCTCACCCACCTGCATGAAATCGCCCTTTGGCTGACCAAGGAGTATGGGTTGAACAACACGCGGCTGTGGCAGATATTGCGCGAGGAAACCGACCTTGCGTTCGAAGCCGTGCGCGACCGCGTCGAACCCGCGCTGTGGGAAACCGAGCACAAGGCGTTCGTGGAAGATCCATGGCCGACCCGGTCGTTGCTGCGCATGCATCTGATGCAGTACTCCAACTATCGTTTGCAACACACCCTGTCCAACCCGCTCGCCAGCGTTTAACCGAGGTCGTCCCATGTCCCATGCAGGTGTCATCCAGGGTTCGAGGGTACGAATCCTGATTTATCTTCTGTTTGCGATCCAGTTGGTGTCCATGGGCGCAATGGAGATGAGCGGGCCGTTCTGGCCTGTCCATCTGCGTGGGCTGACCTCTTCGGAGTCGGTGTTCAGCTTCGCCAGCATCGCCGTGTACGTCGGGCCGATGCTCGGCATTATTCTGACCAGTGCATTCTGGGGCCGTATCGGCGATCGATATGGCCATAAGTTGATGATGATCCGCGCCCTCGCCGGCTTGTCGTTGACCCAGCTTGGGCTGGCCCTTTTCAGCGATATCTGGGTCATTTTGATCCTGCGTTTTCTGCAAGGCGCGTTCGCCGGCTACATCGCCCCGGCGCAGGCTTACGGCGTGAGTATCGAAGCGCCTTCGCGGCGAGCCCGGCTTTTCGCGATCCTGCAAATTTCGACCAACGTCGGCTCCTTGCTGGGCGCAGTCGTGGGCGGGTTGATCCTCGATTACGCGACGTTCTTCTGGATCAACATTATCGCGTCGGCATTGTGTGCGCTGTGCACCGTGATCGCGGCCGTGACCCTGCCGGATGTACCGCCAGTGCAGAAAGCACCGAGGGCGGACAAGGCAACGCCGGCGAGCCGATCAGGCAATATCTGGCAAGGCTCCCCGTTACTGTCGCTGCTCGGCGTGATGGGCATTCTGCTGTTGGCGCGAATGCTGCCGCAGACCTCTTTTTCGTTGTACGTCAGTTCGGTATTTGCCGTCAGCAACTCGGTGGTCGGCCTGTGCTACGGCTTGCTGGCGCTGGGTTTCATTCTTTCGGCCACGGCGTGGTCGCGTTATTTCGAACACCGCACTCAACAGCAAACCCTGCAGCGCATGACCTACGTGGTGATCGGCTGCATCGCCCTCACGGCTGTGGCCGGGGTCACGC
Above is a genomic segment from Pseudomonas azadiae containing:
- a CDS encoding PLP-dependent cysteine synthase family protein yields the protein MILNKVSELIGNTPMLGIDVPDTNARLLLKIEKNNPGGSIKDRMARNMVLAALKSGRLKPGGVVVESSSGNTGIGLAMTAVEFGLHFIAVVDHHAAQDKIAVMKALGADIRFVKGSYREDEVAVVERQRMAAELASEIPGAVFMNQSDNAANAGGYSDFVRETIAQAEGVIGAYVGCVGTGGSMTGIARGLKLHDPNIVTVAVEPAGSIVFGHPGYPYYQSGTGTPAGDTVGLVLDYSCIDLGVQVTDSQAFETARYIARHLALLVGGSTGGAIFKALELIHKGVLTGNVVVPIADGGEKYLHTVFDDQWLQERDLIDPSIAPQLETWLGRTHWQESVSAPLQLSVA
- a CDS encoding Y4yA family PLP-dependent enzyme — encoded protein: MPITNSPTAEPLTEVHQPAMLKPLIDPVISKLINNLPDKLIALIKQHGSPLNLVWPHALESNTQALLAVLKQYSVPHTIFYGAKANKSQSLLVAAANSGVGVDVSSVHELQAALRAGTPGARICATGPAKTAVFHQALVSTGSLISIDSLEEFEHLHDVIEAQPIATKARVLLRYRPKESPQSRFGMSSQDLLEGLQRLTKHTDIFHFEGFHFHLGGYGVESRAQALREISGFVEAAREMGLNPQMIDIGGGLPIRYVEPQIYAQFLQNDNKPSHYYNQKVPEAYYPYGSDLTAPQWLALLLDAEHSPGVSIATYLKLQNITLALEPGRSLVDQAAISLFRVTRTKQLAFNKTVIFVEGSSFSACETWFASEYLLDPILISSQQPPHTPIQAYIAGHSCLDDDVITYRLINFSTTPRTGDVLIYVNTAGYQMDLLENEFHRHPLPRRLTASCCTQGHYAFSPDY
- a CDS encoding NAD/NADP-dependent octopine/nopaline dehydrogenase family protein translates to MNLLKVAICGGGRTGHLNAILFKQLPNVQVSMLTRNPEIIEQHARHTPMQALLPDGLTLTARLDRVTADAQAAIEDADIVIITVPAHVRPQTLQAIVPHLSANKPVYIGAIPGFCGFDWLAEAILPDRPNLVIWGMKDVPHTAFELTPGRSIKMGGGKSQLYVATHSRESQASRQQLQGILARLYGPCVSMLDHYLEITLTPGNPIMHSSVIYGLIGPYGQWHRKIFPQRMCWWSECPELGAYFLERMDQESQALCAVISQRLGIDLSSVKSLKQEIVEAYGDQIRDQSSMLSILRTNQAYNNILAPMVPAADNRAGYVIERESRAFNEDIAYGLVLLVEMAKRFDLKVPYIEEVLQWSIAYMQGLRDSALDYFPRHWPRAANAAA
- a CDS encoding IucA/IucC family protein, encoding MDDFKTLIAYSRKNAMRRLIRCLFAENILDRSALVFSAEGDQASYPLKGSRAHLVFSDIAKGPADTVVHDGDVVLVTDEGVRQVITSHQDMLDVLRDSFDFAPTDEGMSGLKADMENSLTNDAHARQHRQQWNARLQKAARDQGLDSLTDYLRQHLKTKDAAILLDQWGSLEGHPYYPTWKARPGLTDEEVEQLSPEFNAQVPLRIAALRADHAKSESMPHVSDYRTWFAENFPAQWVQWKASLNSKGLDENQWLPLPIHSWHLQAYVLENFAAEIENGILIIDGPDIPTLPTMSYRTMMPALDECAPLIKLPIAVWMTSELRSLQAKSIHMGPRISAVIEKILETENGFDQRLEIFPEEIGVRYRNAITQDDHPGRHLSVVYRASQPAFERSDDCLPITVASLFTRLPGSGRPLFTELIERDGVRADAAHVENWFRDYARVVTHPVVAIYLLYGVALEAHQQNTMVLFSSDGKARSLLIRDFGDGRTYAPLLEGRGYSLAPHVQPGILPTVFAGDIEPVRMFVLDAAFLTHLHEIALWLTKEYGLNNTRLWQILREETDLAFEAVRDRVEPALWETEHKAFVEDPWPTRSLLRMHLMQYSNYRLQHTLSNPLASV
- a CDS encoding MFS transporter, whose protein sequence is MSHAGVIQGSRVRILIYLLFAIQLVSMGAMEMSGPFWPVHLRGLTSSESVFSFASIAVYVGPMLGIILTSAFWGRIGDRYGHKLMMIRALAGLSLTQLGLALFSDIWVILILRFLQGAFAGYIAPAQAYGVSIEAPSRRARLFAILQISTNVGSLLGAVVGGLILDYATFFWINIIASALCALCTVIAAVTLPDVPPVQKAPRADKATPASRSGNIWQGSPLLSLLGVMGILLLARMLPQTSFSLYVSSVFAVSNSVVGLCYGLLALGFILSATAWSRYFEHRTQQQTLQRMTYVVIGCIALTAVAGVTRNPVVFVVAYFIWGVLLGATTPVLMALISKTADSSQQGHVLGIAQGTAQFASIAGISAGGLLSQVYGLQYTYLFVCLAYVVALIPIAALHYWPAAMQPSHAPPGD
- a CDS encoding HpcH/HpaI aldolase/citrate lyase family protein — protein: MQLDLLSSKTPLAISYLFVPGNRPERFVKAVEAGPDAIILDLEDAVHPDSKPAARAAIWAWQEATPSVACERYIRLNSVSSALFRQDLRWLNDMRYPERCDGIFLPKAECPQALGRTVEHLLAWRTGLKVVAIIETAKGLQQVESIAAIPGVARLAFGSLDFSLDINCSQIPEAFLFARSRIVLASRTADLPSPIDGVTPAINDLAVVDKGSHYARSLGFGAKLCIHPSQLSTVQRAFLPDSRQLAWADRVMRAVATGSHAVQVDGEMVDLPLIEHAQRLLELARLHAPIVHADAS